In the Phycisphaerae bacterium genome, one interval contains:
- a CDS encoding thioredoxin domain-containing protein, translating to MRRTFSIIAAFLALIAAWISFELLVKHVSGHEGAPWFAALCTDQPNSRMNCDAVLRSPYSVFPPQRPGEPVTNSIPVAFLGLAYYSVLACWLIAVGPVSHRRWYYHLLPVGLVSLGLLGSAYYMWVMFTKLNEWCPWCAITHGMNLLIALGVFAVWPRRTAAGEDGASSAKPDRRPAMAPYPTHQLALVTVALMIAVFYAQVYIFKSAVRAQSATVHKINFDGCMAELNRVIADGNALVFLWMQSPKQELPIRPDDAIRIHAEQVEYLVPAMIFSDFQCSSCRRAGKFLDEQVQPLFGGHLAVVYRHYPLDKSCNPYVQNNMHPHACEGSRWAEAARVVVGLPAFWKAHDYIYEHQDELAAGTMTAEHVAKAVGADPEAFVAAANSEEVKQRIRADIELGARLQLGATPTVYFQGRRIDKLAVKSLGFWDRLAEQYWIQRDVPRPESAMLKKDEATEGSPGPSGAPSPGEAPPH from the coding sequence ATGCGCCGGACCTTTTCCATCATCGCGGCTTTCCTTGCGCTCATTGCCGCCTGGATCTCGTTTGAACTGCTCGTCAAACACGTCAGCGGGCACGAGGGAGCGCCCTGGTTCGCGGCACTTTGTACGGATCAGCCCAACAGCCGCATGAACTGCGACGCCGTGCTGCGCAGCCCGTACAGCGTGTTCCCGCCTCAGAGACCCGGTGAACCCGTCACCAATTCAATCCCGGTCGCGTTCCTTGGCCTGGCCTACTACTCCGTACTGGCTTGTTGGCTCATCGCCGTCGGGCCTGTCTCGCATCGACGATGGTATTACCACCTGTTGCCCGTGGGACTGGTATCGCTCGGGCTGCTCGGCTCGGCCTACTACATGTGGGTCATGTTCACGAAGCTGAACGAATGGTGTCCCTGGTGCGCCATTACGCACGGAATGAACCTGCTGATCGCCCTCGGGGTGTTTGCCGTCTGGCCCCGCCGGACCGCAGCGGGAGAGGACGGCGCATCGTCAGCGAAGCCGGATCGTCGTCCCGCAATGGCACCCTATCCAACCCACCAGTTGGCCCTGGTCACCGTAGCCCTGATGATCGCCGTATTCTATGCCCAGGTCTACATCTTCAAGAGCGCCGTCCGAGCCCAGTCGGCGACCGTTCACAAAATCAATTTCGATGGGTGCATGGCCGAGCTCAATCGCGTGATCGCCGACGGCAATGCGCTCGTGTTTCTTTGGATGCAATCCCCCAAGCAGGAACTCCCCATCCGCCCCGACGATGCGATTCGAATCCATGCCGAGCAAGTCGAGTATCTGGTCCCGGCGATGATCTTCAGCGATTTCCAATGTTCGAGCTGTCGCAGGGCCGGCAAGTTCCTCGATGAGCAGGTCCAACCGCTTTTCGGTGGCCACCTCGCCGTCGTTTACCGCCATTACCCGCTCGACAAGTCCTGCAACCCGTACGTCCAGAACAATATGCATCCGCACGCCTGCGAGGGCTCAAGGTGGGCCGAAGCGGCCCGCGTCGTGGTTGGCCTCCCCGCATTCTGGAAGGCCCACGACTACATCTACGAACATCAGGATGAACTCGCGGCGGGAACCATGACTGCCGAGCACGTTGCCAAGGCCGTTGGCGCGGATCCCGAGGCCTTTGTGGCCGCCGCCAACTCGGAGGAAGTCAAGCAGCGGATCCGTGCAGACATCGAATTGGGAGCTAGGCTCCAGCTCGGCGCAACGCCCACCGTCTATTTCCAAGGCCGGAGAATCGACAAGCTTGCCGTAAAAAGCCTCGGCTTCTGGGACAGACTCGCCGAGCAATACTGGATTCAGCGGGATGTGCCCCGCCCGGAGAGTGCGATGCTGAAAAAGGATGAAGCTACTGAAGGTAGCCCAGGTCCGTCAGGCGCTCCGTCACCTGGCGAAGCTCCTCCTCATTGA
- a CDS encoding aminotransferase class III-fold pyridoxal phosphate-dependent enzyme: MPTPTKEKQADSKSRALIRSANVLANRTAESSTGGVQEPVLARGAGATVTDVDGREYVDFDGCGGDLILGHADERLVVAVDKAVARGVRLPSMTEAHIRLAELIASRFASIDTLAFSTTARSACRHAVQAVKAFTKRDRVVVVGGSAHFEKLKLGDTGVELAPAGLEAVINRLANTDEFAAVFVDPITTSKGLAFVDAAFLAELRAECDKTGTLVILDETKTGVRAGIGGASSHLGFRPDLTVLGPSLAGGLPMGVVGGRRDIVQSVPFGECPENEWPSLLSCAAAGVVLQAVAEPDFFKNLEQVSASLETGLRQILEDSKIPLVVSRIDSLLQVHSPEGSSDGETQAAWVRFRRAALAAGMFWPCSPRSPASVSSAHAGEHIERSLGALRQTVSNPDATP; the protein is encoded by the coding sequence ATGCCCACGCCCACGAAGGAAAAGCAGGCTGACTCCAAATCGCGTGCCCTGATCCGCAGCGCGAACGTCCTCGCCAACCGCACCGCGGAGTCGTCCACGGGGGGTGTTCAGGAACCGGTTCTCGCCCGCGGCGCAGGCGCAACCGTCACCGATGTCGATGGTCGTGAATACGTCGACTTCGACGGCTGCGGCGGTGATCTGATCCTGGGGCACGCCGACGAGCGCCTCGTTGTCGCCGTGGATAAGGCCGTCGCCCGAGGCGTCCGCTTGCCTTCCATGACGGAAGCCCATATCCGGCTCGCGGAACTGATTGCCAGCCGATTCGCATCGATTGACACGCTGGCATTTTCAACGACCGCCCGTTCCGCCTGCCGGCACGCCGTCCAAGCCGTGAAGGCGTTCACCAAGCGTGACCGCGTCGTTGTGGTCGGCGGGTCGGCGCATTTCGAGAAGCTGAAACTTGGTGACACAGGCGTGGAACTTGCCCCGGCCGGCTTGGAAGCCGTAATCAACCGGCTCGCGAATACCGATGAATTCGCCGCCGTCTTCGTCGATCCGATCACCACGTCGAAAGGCCTGGCTTTCGTCGACGCGGCTTTCCTCGCTGAACTTCGCGCCGAATGCGATAAGACCGGGACGCTCGTCATCCTCGATGAAACGAAGACCGGCGTTCGGGCGGGCATTGGTGGTGCCTCCTCGCATCTCGGCTTTCGTCCCGATCTGACCGTCCTGGGCCCGTCGCTTGCCGGAGGGTTGCCCATGGGCGTCGTCGGCGGACGACGCGACATCGTACAATCGGTGCCCTTCGGCGAATGTCCCGAGAACGAATGGCCCAGCCTCCTGTCCTGTGCGGCCGCCGGCGTCGTACTCCAGGCTGTCGCCGAACCCGACTTCTTCAAGAACCTTGAACAAGTCAGTGCGTCATTGGAAACCGGACTCCGTCAGATTCTCGAGGATTCGAAGATCCCGCTTGTGGTCAGCCGGATCGACAGCCTCCTTCAGGTTCATTCCCCGGAAGGCTCCTCCGATGGCGAGACGCAAGCGGCATGGGTTCGGTTTCGAAGGGCCGCACTTGCCGCCGGCATGTTCTGGCCTTGCAGCCCCCGCAGTCCCGCGTCTGTTTCCTCGGCGCACGCCGGCGAACACATCGAACGCTCACTTGGCGCCTTGCGTCAAACCGTTTCGAATCCAGACGCGACCCCATGA
- the panB gene encoding 3-methyl-2-oxobutanoate hydroxymethyltransferase, with protein MAKLQRITISQLRARKREGRRFAMLTCYDHATAKLMEEAGVESLLVGDTYAEVCLGHPTTLPAELDHMVTIAEAVRRGAPSAYLVGDMPFLSYQVSIEDAVRNAGKFMARAGCDCVKLEVDRRHLRTVEALSGASIPVMAHLGLRPQSIQSLGGYRVQGREAEDAARIAEDAKMMESAGAVALLLEAVPVELAKIISEGTVLPVVGIASGPYCDAQVMVLHDMLGYGEGHPPRSVKVYAQLHQVLVDAFRSYAGEVRDGIFPTVESGVHMDPQELERFQSLLDSSDAFSD; from the coding sequence ATGGCAAAGCTTCAGCGGATCACGATCAGCCAGTTGCGAGCGCGGAAGCGCGAGGGTCGGCGCTTCGCGATGCTGACCTGCTACGACCACGCCACGGCCAAGCTCATGGAAGAGGCCGGGGTGGAGTCGCTGCTGGTCGGAGATACGTACGCCGAGGTGTGCCTCGGCCACCCGACTACGCTTCCGGCAGAGCTGGACCACATGGTTACGATTGCCGAGGCCGTTCGCCGGGGCGCGCCGTCTGCCTATCTTGTCGGGGACATGCCTTTCCTGAGTTATCAGGTGAGCATTGAAGATGCGGTTCGCAACGCGGGGAAATTCATGGCCCGTGCGGGGTGCGACTGCGTCAAACTGGAGGTCGATCGTCGCCACTTGCGGACGGTGGAAGCGTTGTCGGGTGCGTCGATTCCGGTGATGGCCCATCTGGGACTTCGTCCGCAGTCCATCCAATCGCTTGGCGGATACCGCGTTCAGGGGCGCGAGGCGGAGGACGCGGCGCGTATCGCTGAGGACGCCAAGATGATGGAGTCGGCCGGGGCAGTCGCCCTACTGCTTGAGGCGGTGCCGGTCGAACTTGCGAAGATCATTTCCGAGGGAACCGTACTACCGGTGGTCGGGATTGCATCCGGTCCGTACTGCGACGCCCAGGTGATGGTCTTGCACGATATGCTCGGTTACGGCGAGGGGCACCCCCCGCGTTCGGTGAAGGTTTATGCGCAGCTGCATCAGGTTCTGGTGGACGCATTCCGGTCGTATGCGGGCGAGGTTCGTGACGGAATTTTCCCGACCGTGGAATCCGGCGTGCATATGGATCCTCAGGAACTGGAGCGCTTTCAGTCGCTTTTGGACAGCAGCGACGCATTCAGCGATTGA
- a CDS encoding bifunctional nuclease family protein: protein MLVRMQLARIVIVDSEEEKMSMIVLREVDGERAFPILIGVHEAYAIDRRSRGAVPPRPMTHDLIENLVDEMDCQLEHVVIHELRDSTFYAKLVIRRDGELLEVDSRPSDAIAVGVGTDAPIYVDESVLREVC from the coding sequence ATGCTTGTGCGAATGCAGTTGGCGCGCATCGTCATCGTTGACTCGGAAGAGGAAAAGATGTCGATGATCGTGCTCCGCGAGGTGGACGGGGAGCGCGCATTTCCCATCCTGATCGGGGTTCACGAGGCCTACGCCATCGACCGGCGCAGTCGTGGTGCCGTGCCCCCGCGTCCCATGACGCATGATCTGATCGAGAACCTTGTTGATGAAATGGACTGTCAACTCGAGCATGTCGTCATTCACGAGTTGCGGGACTCCACGTTTTATGCCAAGCTGGTCATCCGCCGTGATGGTGAACTGCTGGAGGTCGACTCTCGGCCGTCCGACGCCATTGCGGTCGGCGTGGGCACGGACGCTCCGATCTACGTCGACGAGTCGGTTCTTCGCGAAGTATGCTGA